One stretch of Flavobacterium sp. 9 DNA includes these proteins:
- the thiC gene encoding phosphomethylpyrimidine synthase ThiC — protein MTTEEQISRTPFPNSKKIYVNGEIHPIKVAMREVILSDTKLSNGGIEKNPPVTIYDTSGAYTDPNIEIDIRKGLPRLRENWILERNDVEILNEITSDYGQTRLKDESLNHLRFEYLHQPKRAKKGANVTQLYYAKQGIITPEMEYIAIRENQRIELLNEQTKAMQCQHSGHSFGANTPKSKITPEFVRSEVACGRAIIPNNINHPESEPMIVGRNFLVKINANIGNSAVTSSIEEEVEKAVWACRWGADTIMDLSTGKNIHETREWIIRNSPVPIGTVPIYQALEKVKGIAEDLTWEVFRDTLIEQAEQGVSYFTIHAGVLLRYIHLTADRVTGIVSRGGSIMAKWCLFHHKENFLYTHFEEICEIMKQYDVAFSLGDGLRPGSIADANDAAQFAELETLGELTKIAWKHDVQVFIEGPGHVPMHMIKENMDKQLEHCSEAPFYTLGPLTTDIAPGYDHITSAIGAAMIGWYGCAMLCYVTPKEHLGLPNKKDVKDGVITYKISAHAADLAKGHPGAQYRDNALSKARFEFRWEDQFNLSLDPDTAREFHDETLPADGAKVAHFCSMCGPKFCSMKISQEIRDVAAAEKGMQEKSEEFIEQGKEIYI, from the coding sequence ATGACTACAGAAGAACAAATTTCCAGAACTCCTTTCCCCAACTCCAAAAAAATATATGTAAACGGAGAAATTCACCCTATAAAAGTCGCTATGCGCGAAGTTATTTTAAGTGATACAAAACTTTCAAATGGAGGAATTGAGAAAAATCCGCCTGTGACTATTTACGACACTTCCGGAGCTTATACTGATCCAAACATCGAAATTGATATTCGAAAAGGATTACCTCGCTTACGCGAAAATTGGATTTTAGAACGAAATGATGTCGAAATCCTGAACGAAATCACTTCTGATTACGGACAAACCCGATTGAAAGACGAAAGTCTGAATCATCTTCGATTCGAATATTTGCATCAGCCAAAAAGAGCAAAAAAAGGCGCAAACGTAACACAATTATACTACGCAAAACAAGGTATCATAACTCCCGAAATGGAATATATTGCCATTCGTGAAAATCAACGAATCGAGCTTTTGAACGAACAAACCAAAGCAATGCAATGTCAGCATTCAGGACATAGTTTTGGAGCTAATACTCCAAAAAGCAAAATAACCCCCGAATTTGTTCGAAGTGAAGTAGCTTGCGGAAGAGCCATAATTCCAAATAACATCAATCATCCTGAGAGCGAACCTATGATTGTTGGACGCAACTTCCTCGTAAAAATAAATGCCAATATCGGAAACAGTGCTGTAACTTCAAGCATCGAAGAAGAAGTTGAAAAAGCAGTTTGGGCTTGCCGTTGGGGCGCCGATACTATCATGGATTTATCAACCGGTAAAAATATTCACGAAACCAGAGAATGGATTATTCGTAATTCACCAGTTCCAATTGGAACAGTTCCAATTTATCAAGCACTAGAAAAAGTAAAAGGAATTGCCGAAGATTTAACTTGGGAAGTTTTCCGCGATACTTTAATCGAGCAGGCAGAACAAGGCGTTTCGTATTTTACCATTCACGCTGGTGTTTTATTGCGTTACATTCATTTAACCGCAGATCGCGTTACCGGAATTGTTTCCCGTGGCGGATCAATCATGGCGAAATGGTGTTTATTCCATCATAAAGAAAACTTTTTATACACACATTTCGAGGAAATCTGCGAAATCATGAAACAATATGATGTAGCTTTTTCATTAGGCGATGGTCTACGTCCAGGTTCCATTGCAGATGCCAATGATGCCGCTCAATTTGCCGAATTAGAAACTTTAGGCGAGCTAACAAAAATCGCCTGGAAACACGATGTACAAGTTTTCATTGAAGGTCCTGGTCACGTGCCAATGCACATGATTAAAGAGAATATGGACAAACAATTAGAACATTGCAGTGAAGCTCCATTTTATACTCTTGGGCCTTTAACAACTGATATTGCGCCGGGTTACGATCATATCACATCAGCAATTGGAGCTGCTATGATTGGTTGGTATGGCTGCGCAATGTTGTGTTATGTAACGCCAAAAGAACATCTTGGATTGCCCAATAAAAAAGACGTAAAAGATGGTGTTATAACTTATAAAATATCCGCTCATGCTGCTGATTTGGCCAAAGGTCATCCAGGAGCACAATATCGTGACAATGCCTTAAGTAAAGCACGTTTTGAATTCCGTTGGGAAGATCAGTTTAATTTATCATTAGATCCTGATACAGCAAGAGAATTTCACGATGAAACTCTTCCTGCAGATGGTGCAAAAGTGGCACATTTCTGTTCGATGTGCGGACCAAAATTCTGTTCTATGAAAATATCTCAGGAAATTAGAGATGTTGCAGCAGCCGAAAAAGGTATGCAGGAAAAGTCAGAAGAGTTCATTGAGCAAGGGAAAGAGATTTATATTTAA
- the thiS gene encoding sulfur carrier protein ThiS — MELKINQQIKQFNAESLSVQSLLDLEIPNKQNGIAVAVNNTVVPKLNWNQYLVQETDEILIISATQGG; from the coding sequence ATGGAACTAAAAATCAACCAACAAATCAAACAATTCAATGCTGAATCGCTAAGCGTTCAATCATTGCTCGATCTCGAAATTCCCAATAAACAAAACGGAATTGCTGTTGCCGTAAATAATACTGTCGTTCCAAAACTCAATTGGAACCAATATCTCGTACAAGAAACCGACGAAATTTTAATTATTTCAGCAACACAAGGAGGATAA
- a CDS encoding DNA-3-methyladenine glycosylase I produces the protein MATEEQIRCGWCSASDLYKKYHDEEWGVPVYDDPTLFEFLILETFQAGLSWITILNKRENFRAAFDHFDYKKIANYSEDKIEELLQNTGIIRNKLKVKSAVSNAQAFMKIQEEFGSFSTYIWKFTNGKPINNNPKTLKDVPATTPLSDEISKDLKKRGFKFVGSTVIYAHIQATGMVNDHVEDCWKRKK, from the coding sequence ATGGCAACAGAAGAACAAATAAGATGCGGCTGGTGTTCAGCAAGCGATTTATACAAAAAATACCATGACGAAGAATGGGGCGTTCCGGTTTATGACGATCCAACTTTATTCGAGTTTTTAATTCTGGAAACCTTTCAGGCAGGTTTAAGCTGGATTACAATTTTAAACAAAAGAGAAAATTTCAGAGCAGCATTCGATCATTTCGATTATAAAAAAATAGCCAATTATTCTGAAGATAAAATTGAAGAATTATTACAGAATACAGGAATCATCCGTAATAAACTCAAAGTAAAATCAGCAGTTTCAAACGCTCAGGCCTTCATGAAAATTCAGGAAGAATTTGGCAGTTTCTCTACCTATATCTGGAAATTCACCAACGGAAAACCCATCAACAACAACCCAAAAACATTAAAAGATGTTCCGGCTACTACTCCACTTTCAGATGAAATTAGCAAAGATTTAAAGAAAAGAGGATTTAAATTTGTAGGTTCCACCGTAATTTACGCACACATTCAAGCCACCGGAATGGTCAACGATCACGTTGAAGATTGCTGGAAAAGAAAGAAATAG
- a CDS encoding queuosine precursor transporter, whose product MFKTRREIVFVILAGIFITNAVVAELIGGKLIQIGPFVMSIGILPWPIVFLTTDLINEYFGEKGVKKLSFITACLIAYAFLILFMAIVIPAAKGISPVNDEQFQAVFGQSMWIIVGSLIAFMASQLIDVWIFWFFKRRTGERKIWLRTTGSTVISQLFDSFIVLGIAFWLPGKIDFDTFISSGLTGYIFKLTVAVVLTPAIYAGHHLIKKYLENDPNPENKNPK is encoded by the coding sequence ATGTTTAAAACCAGAAGAGAAATTGTTTTTGTAATTCTAGCAGGAATCTTTATCACCAATGCCGTTGTAGCCGAACTAATTGGGGGAAAACTTATCCAAATTGGACCATTTGTAATGAGTATAGGCATTTTGCCTTGGCCAATTGTATTTCTTACAACAGATTTAATAAATGAATATTTTGGAGAAAAAGGAGTAAAGAAACTCTCTTTTATAACCGCTTGTTTAATTGCCTACGCTTTTTTAATATTATTTATGGCAATCGTTATTCCGGCTGCAAAAGGAATAAGTCCCGTAAATGATGAACAATTTCAAGCCGTTTTTGGACAAAGTATGTGGATTATTGTCGGAAGTTTAATTGCTTTTATGGCTTCTCAATTAATTGACGTTTGGATATTTTGGTTTTTCAAAAGACGAACCGGAGAAAGAAAAATATGGCTTAGAACCACCGGATCAACAGTAATCTCACAGTTATTTGATTCTTTTATAGTGCTTGGAATTGCATTCTGGCTTCCGGGAAAAATCGATTTTGATACCTTTATTTCATCAGGTTTAACCGGATATATATTTAAGCTTACCGTTGCCGTTGTATTAACCCCTGCGATTTATGCCGGACATCATTTGATAAAAAAATATTTAGAAAATGATCCTAATCCAGAAAATAAGAACCCAAAATAA
- a CDS encoding M3 family metallopeptidase has product MSETSLTVDEKINANNPLLEKWNGPYGGVPAFDEYKIADFKPAIEIAIEENLNEFDAIADNPEAPTFENTIAALENSGKKIARIHTAFGIYSSNIFTSEFGIVETEMSPKLSALNDKMYQNKKLFSRIETLYNSKEKEKLNSEQQRLIWLYYTDFVREGAELDDLNKEKVGKINQELATLFTRFSQNLLAEENNQFIELKVEGDFDGLPLEIKNAAIAEAKSRKLDALGCIVNTRSSIEPFLTFSDRRDLREKAFEIFVKRGDNGNENDTKETLIAIFKLRSQKAKLLGFPSFAHWSLSNKMAKDPAKTLELMESVWKPAVEKVHQDVAEMQKIVNVEGGNFKIEPWDYRYYTEKVRKAKYSLDQNEIKQYLQLENLREGMFWVAGELFGLSFEQITNVPVYHKDVRVWEVSDKALGKTIGLWYFDPYARTGKRSGAWMSSYRDQQKLENTLPIVSNNCNFIKGDSNESVLISWDDATTLFHEFGHALHGLCSNVTYPRLSGTSVARDYVEFPSQIFEHWLATPEVLNKFALHYKTNEPLPQSMVEKIEMAANFNEGFATVETISSSFVDMELHLTTETIDPDEFEKVTLKKLNMPSEIVMRHRIPQFAHIFSSDGYAAGYYSYLWADVINADAYEAFTEANGSYDKVVAKRLHDTVFSVGNTIDNEKGYENFRGRAPKSDALMRARNFPIIEKI; this is encoded by the coding sequence ATGAGTGAGACTTCATTAACTGTTGATGAAAAAATAAATGCTAATAATCCATTACTTGAAAAATGGAATGGGCCATATGGCGGAGTTCCGGCTTTTGACGAATATAAGATTGCGGATTTTAAACCTGCAATTGAAATCGCAATTGAGGAAAATCTAAATGAATTTGATGCTATTGCAGATAATCCGGAGGCGCCAACATTTGAAAATACAATTGCTGCATTAGAGAATTCAGGGAAAAAGATTGCGCGAATTCATACCGCTTTTGGAATTTATAGCTCAAATATATTTACTTCTGAATTTGGAATTGTAGAAACAGAAATGTCTCCAAAACTATCAGCTTTAAATGATAAAATGTATCAGAATAAAAAGCTTTTTTCTCGAATTGAGACTTTATATAATTCGAAGGAAAAAGAGAAATTGAACAGCGAGCAGCAACGTTTAATTTGGTTGTATTATACTGATTTTGTTCGTGAAGGTGCTGAATTGGATGATTTGAATAAAGAGAAAGTTGGGAAGATTAATCAGGAATTGGCAACGCTTTTTACAAGATTTAGTCAAAATTTATTAGCGGAAGAAAATAATCAGTTTATTGAACTGAAAGTTGAAGGTGATTTTGATGGTTTGCCTTTAGAAATAAAAAATGCTGCGATTGCTGAAGCAAAAAGCCGCAAGCTTGATGCTTTGGGATGTATCGTTAATACTCGTTCTTCGATAGAACCTTTTTTAACTTTTTCTGATCGTAGGGATTTACGAGAAAAAGCTTTTGAAATTTTTGTAAAACGTGGTGATAATGGTAATGAAAATGATACCAAAGAAACGCTTATTGCGATTTTTAAATTGCGAAGTCAAAAAGCAAAGTTACTTGGTTTTCCTTCTTTTGCACATTGGAGTTTGTCGAATAAAATGGCAAAAGATCCTGCAAAAACTTTAGAATTAATGGAATCCGTTTGGAAACCTGCTGTCGAAAAAGTACATCAGGATGTTGCCGAAATGCAGAAAATAGTAAATGTCGAAGGCGGTAATTTTAAAATTGAGCCGTGGGATTATCGTTATTATACTGAGAAAGTAAGAAAGGCGAAATATAGTTTGGATCAAAATGAGATTAAGCAATACTTACAGCTTGAGAATTTACGTGAAGGAATGTTTTGGGTTGCGGGAGAATTATTTGGTTTAAGTTTTGAACAAATTACAAATGTTCCTGTATATCATAAAGATGTGCGTGTTTGGGAAGTAAGTGATAAAGCATTGGGTAAAACAATTGGTTTGTGGTATTTTGATCCTTATGCAAGAACAGGAAAGCGTTCAGGCGCGTGGATGAGTTCTTATCGTGATCAGCAAAAGTTAGAAAACACGCTTCCGATTGTTTCTAATAATTGCAATTTTATAAAAGGAGATTCAAACGAATCGGTTTTGATTTCCTGGGACGATGCTACGACTTTGTTTCATGAATTTGGTCATGCTCTTCATGGATTGTGTTCGAATGTTACGTATCCTAGGTTGTCCGGAACATCAGTAGCGAGAGATTATGTTGAATTTCCTTCGCAGATTTTTGAGCATTGGCTGGCGACTCCGGAAGTGTTGAATAAGTTTGCTTTGCATTATAAAACAAATGAGCCATTGCCACAATCAATGGTGGAGAAAATTGAAATGGCTGCCAATTTTAATGAAGGTTTTGCAACTGTAGAAACAATATCAAGTTCTTTTGTAGATATGGAGCTTCATTTGACAACTGAAACTATTGATCCTGATGAATTTGAAAAAGTGACTTTAAAGAAGCTAAATATGCCGTCAGAGATTGTAATGCGTCATCGTATTCCGCAATTTGCTCATATTTTTTCGAGTGATGGTTACGCAGCCGGTTATTATAGTTATTTATGGGCAGATGTAATCAATGCAGATGCTTATGAGGCTTTTACGGAAGCAAATGGATCTTATGATAAAGTAGTTGCAAAAAGGTTGCATGACACTGTTTTTAGTGTTGGAAATACGATTGATAACGAAAAAGGATATGAAAATTTTAGAGGAAGAGCGCCAAAATCTGATGCTTTGATGCGCGCGAGAAATTTTCCGATTATAGAAAAGATCTAA
- the tsf gene encoding translation elongation factor Ts: protein MATITAADVNKLRQSTGAGMMDCKKALVEADGDFDKAIQVLREKGQKVAANRSDRESSEGAAVSFINADNTKGAIITLNCETDFVGKNEAFVTLAKELVERAINFSNKEEFLASDFNGITVAEKLIEQTGVIGEKIEIGGFEILEGAFVGSYVHVNKIAALTAISAAIPNADVLTKDVSMQVASMGADTLSYKDFDPAFVESELAARIAVIEKDNEEAKRLGKTLKNVPKYISFSQLTEEVLKQAEEDAKAELKAEGKPEQIWDKIIPGKVQRFISDNTTLDQEKALLDQNFIKDDSKKVGDYVKGYNVEITGFKRVTLG from the coding sequence ATGGCAACAATTACTGCTGCAGACGTAAATAAATTAAGACAATCTACAGGTGCCGGAATGATGGACTGTAAAAAAGCTTTAGTTGAGGCTGACGGAGATTTCGATAAAGCTATTCAAGTCCTAAGAGAAAAAGGACAAAAAGTTGCTGCTAACCGTTCTGACCGTGAGTCTTCTGAAGGAGCTGCTGTTTCTTTTATCAATGCTGATAATACTAAAGGAGCTATCATCACTTTAAACTGCGAAACTGATTTCGTAGGTAAAAATGAAGCTTTCGTAACTTTGGCTAAAGAATTAGTAGAAAGAGCTATTAACTTCTCTAATAAAGAAGAATTCTTAGCTTCAGATTTCAACGGAATTACTGTTGCTGAAAAATTAATCGAGCAAACTGGAGTTATCGGAGAAAAAATCGAAATCGGTGGTTTTGAAATTTTAGAAGGTGCTTTTGTTGGATCTTATGTTCACGTTAACAAAATTGCTGCATTAACTGCAATTTCTGCTGCAATTCCTAACGCTGACGTTTTAACTAAAGATGTTTCTATGCAAGTTGCTTCTATGGGAGCTGATACATTATCTTACAAAGATTTTGATCCTGCTTTCGTTGAATCTGAACTTGCTGCTCGTATTGCTGTAATCGAAAAAGATAATGAAGAAGCAAAACGTTTAGGAAAAACTTTAAAAAATGTTCCTAAATATATTTCTTTCTCTCAATTAACTGAAGAAGTTTTAAAACAAGCTGAAGAAGATGCTAAAGCTGAATTAAAAGCTGAAGGTAAACCAGAGCAAATTTGGGACAAAATTATCCCAGGAAAAGTTCAACGTTTTATCTCTGACAACACTACTTTAGATCAAGAGAAAGCTTTGTTAGATCAAAACTTTATCAAAGACGATAGTAAAAAAGTTGGTGATTACGTTAAAGGATACAACGTTGAAATCACAGGTTTCAAAAGAGTTACTTTAGGTTAA
- the rpsB gene encoding 30S ribosomal protein S2: MANKIEVKDLLEAGVHFGHMTRKWDPNMAPYIYMERNGIHIINLYKTAAKIEEANEALKKIAASGRKILFVATKKQAKDIVADKAKAANMPYITERWPGGMLTNFVTIRKAVKKMSSIDKMKKDGTFMTLSKKERLQVDRLRAKLEKNLGSIADMSRLPAALFVVDIKAEHIAIKEAQKLNIPVFAMVDTNSDPREVDYVIPANDDASKSIDKILSLVTAAVIEGLSDRGSDKEAEVFTEEAPATEAAPATEE, translated from the coding sequence ATGGCAAACAAAATAGAAGTAAAAGACTTACTAGAAGCAGGTGTTCACTTTGGACACATGACTAGAAAATGGGATCCAAACATGGCCCCTTACATTTATATGGAGCGTAATGGTATTCACATTATCAATCTATATAAAACTGCAGCAAAAATCGAAGAAGCTAACGAAGCTTTGAAAAAAATCGCTGCATCAGGTAGAAAAATCTTATTCGTAGCTACCAAAAAACAAGCTAAAGACATCGTTGCTGATAAAGCAAAGGCTGCAAACATGCCTTATATCACTGAAAGATGGCCTGGTGGAATGCTAACTAACTTTGTAACTATCAGAAAGGCAGTTAAAAAAATGTCTTCTATTGATAAAATGAAGAAAGATGGTACTTTCATGACGTTATCTAAAAAAGAGCGTTTGCAAGTTGATCGTCTACGTGCTAAATTAGAGAAAAACTTAGGTTCAATTGCTGATATGTCTAGACTACCTGCAGCATTGTTCGTAGTAGATATCAAAGCTGAACACATCGCAATAAAAGAAGCACAAAAATTAAACATTCCAGTTTTCGCAATGGTTGATACGAATTCTGACCCAAGAGAGGTTGATTACGTTATTCCTGCAAATGATGATGCTTCTAAATCAATTGACAAAATTTTATCTTTAGTAACTGCTGCTGTAATCGAAGGTCTTTCTGACAGAGGTTCTGACAAAGAAGCTGAAGTTTTCACAGAAGAAGCTCCTGCTACTGAAGCTGCTCCTGCAACTGAAGAATAA
- the rpsI gene encoding 30S ribosomal protein S9: MGVIHKIGRRKTAVARVYVSEGTGKITVNKKEFATYFPTATLQYKVLQPLSMTENVNNFDVKVNVYGGGSTGQAEAVRMALARVMCEVNAENRGILKPEGLLTRDPRMVERKKFGQKKARKRFQFSKR; this comes from the coding sequence ATGGGAGTTATTCACAAAATCGGTAGAAGAAAAACCGCTGTTGCACGTGTATATGTTTCTGAAGGAACAGGAAAAATCACTGTAAACAAAAAAGAATTCGCAACTTACTTTCCAACTGCAACTTTACAATACAAAGTTTTACAACCATTGTCTATGACAGAAAATGTAAACAACTTTGATGTAAAAGTAAACGTTTACGGAGGTGGTTCAACTGGACAGGCAGAAGCTGTAAGAATGGCATTAGCACGTGTTATGTGTGAAGTAAATGCTGAAAACAGAGGAATCCTTAAACCAGAAGGTTTATTAACAAGAGATCCAAGAATGGTTGAACGTAAGAAATTCGGTCAGAAGAAAGCTCGTAAGAGATTCCAATTCTCTAAACGTTAA
- the rplM gene encoding 50S ribosomal protein L13, with product MDALSYKTISASKATVTKEWIVVDAEGHNLGRLASKVAMILRGKYKPSYTPHVDCGDNVIVINSEKINLTGTKMNDKIYMRHTGYPGGQRTLTAKVLQSKNPALLVEKAVKGMLPKNKLGAELFRNLNVVVGAEHTHGAQKPRTVNLNDLK from the coding sequence ATGGACGCATTAAGCTACAAGACAATTTCAGCTAGCAAAGCCACTGTAACAAAAGAGTGGATTGTTGTTGATGCAGAAGGTCATAACTTAGGTCGTCTTGCTTCAAAGGTTGCGATGATCTTAAGAGGTAAGTACAAGCCAAGTTACACACCACACGTTGACTGTGGAGATAACGTAATTGTTATCAACTCAGAAAAAATTAACCTTACAGGTACAAAAATGAATGACAAAATTTACATGCGTCATACAGGTTACCCAGGAGGACAAAGAACTTTAACTGCTAAAGTATTGCAATCTAAAAACCCTGCATTATTAGTAGAGAAAGCTGTAAAAGGAATGTTACCTAAAAACAAATTAGGAGCTGAACTTTTTAGAAATCTAAATGTTGTTGTAGGTGCTGAGCATACTCATGGAGCTCAAAAACCTAGAACTGTTAACCTAAACGATCTTAAGTAA
- a CDS encoding ferritin-like domain-containing protein, protein MNILKFIETFTDDSLMRSTGSRRDSFNQFGNIGKTLAIAAIPFGLSTFANKALAKDITATPATPIGALQFALTLEYLENEFYAMALDSGVIPASENGGRDRKVFEQIAAHESDHVKFLIAGLGGPASANFVAKPTFDFTVGGAFDPFGDYPTFLALAQAFEDTGVRAYKGQAANLISAPDLLTAALQIHSVEARHASEVRRLRGLKGWISNDERGAGMPSATQAVYNGEGVTVQAGFNTAASFGAAAGSEAYDEPLTTQQVVDIANLFIV, encoded by the coding sequence ATGAATATTTTAAAATTTATAGAAACATTTACTGATGATAGCTTAATGAGAAGCACTGGATCAAGAAGAGACAGTTTTAATCAGTTTGGAAATATTGGAAAAACACTGGCAATCGCAGCGATCCCTTTTGGATTATCCACTTTCGCTAATAAAGCATTAGCAAAAGATATTACCGCAACACCGGCAACTCCAATTGGAGCTTTGCAATTTGCATTAACTTTAGAATATCTTGAAAACGAATTTTATGCAATGGCATTAGATTCAGGAGTAATTCCTGCATCAGAAAATGGAGGAAGAGATCGAAAAGTTTTTGAACAAATAGCTGCACACGAATCTGATCACGTTAAATTTTTAATTGCAGGATTGGGAGGACCAGCAAGTGCAAACTTCGTTGCAAAACCAACATTTGACTTTACTGTTGGAGGTGCATTTGATCCTTTTGGAGACTATCCAACCTTTCTGGCATTGGCGCAAGCATTTGAAGATACAGGTGTAAGAGCCTACAAAGGTCAGGCTGCAAATTTAATTTCGGCACCGGATTTATTGACCGCTGCACTGCAAATTCATTCTGTAGAAGCACGTCATGCATCTGAAGTTCGACGCTTACGCGGATTAAAAGGATGGATTTCTAATGACGAAAGAGGCGCAGGAATGCCATCTGCAACGCAGGCTGTTTATAATGGCGAAGGAGTTACTGTTCAGGCAGGATTCAACACCGCAGCCTCATTTGGAGCTGCAGCAGGGTCAGAAGCTTATGATGAGCCACTTACGACTCAACAAGTTGTAGATATTGCAAATTTATTTATTGTTTAA
- a CDS encoding ferritin-like domain-containing protein, which translates to MKNEVKIHEVDPSLNNRRSFLKLSGLALAGAGLVIAGCSNNDDNDNAPEDTSLPGVRNGIFDLGSGDFGVLTYAYALEQLEADFYTKVVNSSNFNTTFNDIERQVLTDLYHHEVIHRDFFKAALSGALPNPSAQLLPTLAFNYGALNFNSRTDVLATAKALEDTGVAAYNGAGKLIKSPDYLLLAGKIVSVEARHASAIRSLINPNSSDFAGDDVINTSTGLDVAKDPSKILPIAGGFITTKFTAKYLP; encoded by the coding sequence ATGAAAAACGAAGTTAAAATTCATGAGGTTGACCCTTCATTGAATAACAGAAGGAGCTTTCTAAAGCTCAGCGGCTTAGCATTAGCAGGCGCAGGTCTCGTAATAGCCGGTTGCAGCAACAACGATGATAATGATAACGCTCCCGAAGACACGTCGTTACCAGGAGTTAGAAATGGCATTTTTGATTTAGGCTCTGGAGATTTTGGAGTATTAACTTATGCGTATGCTCTTGAACAACTAGAAGCCGACTTTTATACTAAAGTTGTAAATTCTTCAAACTTTAACACAACTTTTAATGATATTGAACGTCAGGTCCTAACTGATTTGTATCATCACGAAGTAATTCACAGAGACTTTTTTAAAGCTGCCTTATCCGGAGCACTTCCAAATCCAAGCGCACAATTACTTCCTACACTAGCTTTTAATTATGGCGCTCTGAATTTTAATAGCCGTACTGATGTTCTTGCAACAGCAAAAGCATTGGAAGATACTGGAGTTGCAGCTTATAACGGAGCTGGAAAATTGATTAAAAGTCCTGACTATCTTTTATTAGCAGGAAAAATTGTTTCAGTTGAAGCAAGACACGCTTCAGCGATAAGAAGCTTAATTAATCCAAATTCAAGCGATTTTGCTGGTGATGATGTCATAAATACTTCTACAGGTTTAGATGTTGCGAAAGATCCTTCTAAAATTTTACCAATTGCCGGAGGTTTTATTACTACAAAATTTACTGCCAAATATTTACCTTAA
- a CDS encoding LacI family DNA-binding transcriptional regulator, whose protein sequence is MKAKATLKQIAKELGVSVSTVSKALNDSPEISEQTKVKIKEYAKLKNYKPNVIGLNLKNRKTKTIGVIIPNILNSFFAKVFSGIEKVADKKGYNVITCISNESLEKEIHTLEMLSNGTIDGFILSVSEEAQKLQDYSHFSAIINDGTPIVMFDRIADEVECDKVVVDDFDSALNSTQHLIDLGCKNIALISSVDNLSVGKLRADGYLKALADNNIPVNEKIILRTDSEDDMKAKIDAIFDNKIDAIFALDENDSVAALRVSLKKGYKVPEDISIIGFADGILASRRLSPSLTTVSQHGIEIGEVAAKQLIKRLEESEEETSDYETIVIKTKLKERESTRKK, encoded by the coding sequence ATGAAAGCTAAAGCAACTCTAAAACAAATTGCGAAAGAACTTGGTGTTTCTGTATCGACGGTGTCTAAGGCATTAAACGATAGCCCGGAAATTAGTGAGCAAACGAAGGTGAAGATTAAGGAGTATGCCAAACTCAAAAATTATAAACCCAATGTTATTGGTCTTAATTTGAAGAATCGTAAGACGAAAACAATTGGTGTAATTATACCTAATATATTAAACTCCTTTTTTGCAAAGGTTTTTAGTGGTATCGAAAAAGTAGCCGATAAAAAAGGATATAATGTAATTACTTGTATTTCGAATGAATCTTTAGAAAAAGAAATTCATACACTTGAAATGTTGAGCAACGGAACAATTGACGGATTTATTCTTTCGGTTTCTGAAGAAGCTCAAAAATTACAAGATTACAGCCATTTTTCGGCAATTATTAACGACGGAACGCCAATTGTAATGTTTGATCGTATTGCCGATGAAGTAGAATGTGATAAAGTTGTTGTAGATGATTTTGATTCTGCTTTAAATTCAACACAACATTTAATTGATTTGGGATGTAAAAACATTGCCTTGATTTCTTCGGTAGATAATTTAAGCGTTGGAAAATTAAGAGCTGATGGATATTTGAAAGCTTTGGCTGATAATAATATTCCGGTAAACGAAAAAATTATTCTTCGTACCGATTCAGAAGATGATATGAAGGCTAAAATTGATGCCATTTTCGACAATAAAATTGATGCAATTTTTGCTTTAGACGAAAATGATTCGGTTGCTGCTTTACGCGTAAGCTTGAAAAAAGGATATAAAGTTCCTGAAGATATTTCGATAATTGGTTTTGCTGACGGAATTTTAGCATCAAGACGTTTATCGCCAAGTTTAACAACTGTAAGTCAACACGGAATCGAAATTGGAGAAGTTGCAGCTAAGCAATTAATCAAACGTTTAGAAGAATCTGAAGAAGAAACTTCTGATTACGAAACCATCGTTATCAAAACAAAATTGAAAGAACGAGAATCTACAAGAAAAAAATAA